A genomic region of Choristoneura fumiferana chromosome 17, NRCan_CFum_1, whole genome shotgun sequence contains the following coding sequences:
- the LOC141436932 gene encoding uncharacterized protein isoform X1 — protein sequence MWSTITVAITVVVVSAAGEKHPDTKTDPLLFIANPVEANMPGHWVPLSIVKIMLEPTSTPTKATKPTTKVSPLKHSDPPPPPPSPPPKPEPTEAPATEPGTTEAPATDPPPTEPPATEAKATEAPKPAPTEPAPTEPAPTEPAPTEPALTEPAPTEPAPTEPAPTEPPPEPTTEEATTKKASPKRKPTDDQPNIPGG from the exons A TGTGGTCAACTATAACAGTCGCAATAACTGTGGTTGTTGTCTCAGCAGCAGGCGAAAAACACCCTGATACAAAAACTGATCCCCTCCTTTTCATCGCCAATCCAGTCGAGGCCAACATGCCGGGACACTGGGTCCCGCTTAGCATCGTTAAAATTATGTTAGAACCTACTTCTACTCCCACTAAAGCGACGAAACCAACCACGAAAGTTTCACCATTGAAGCACAGCGATCCTCCTCCACCGCCACCTTCACCTCCACCTAAGCCTGAACCTACAGAGGCTCCTGCCACAGAACCTGGTACCACAGAAGCCCCTGCTACAGACCCGCCCCCTACAGAGCCACCTGCTACTGAAGCTAAAGCTACGGAAGCTCCTAAACCTGCTCCTACAGAACCAGCACCAACAGAACCAGCACCAACAGAACCGGCTCCAACAGAACCAGCTCTAACAGAACCAGCTCCAACAGAACCAGCTCCAACAGAACCAGCTCCAACAGAACCGCCGCCAGAACCTACAACTGAAGAGGCGACAACGAAAAAGGCTAGTCCGAAAAGGAAACCGACGGATGATCAACCTAACATACCGGGCGGGTAG
- the LOC141436933 gene encoding uncharacterized protein — MLRAMLQSVVFILMVAIASTAKFPDPKKDPLLFIANPVEAVMPGHWMPLSIVKVMLQGSPSTKQHLKLTVKKTTKAPTTTTTTPAPATPPPPPPPPPPPPPSPSPPPPQPPPPPPPATTEPTPTTTTTTTTTTTTTTTPVPDPPPPKPEPTTTASTPPPPPPPPPPPPPPPPTSSPAPPPPPPPPPPPPPPPPPPPPPPPTEPPTEPPTEAPTTTTEPAPTTKKHPKRGTKKKTDDHADRPGARIRE; from the exons ATGTTGCGGGCGA TGTTACAAAGCGTAGTTTTCATCCTAATGGTGGCGATAGCAAGCACCGCTAAATTTCCAGACCCTAAAAAGGACCCTCTACTCTTTATCGCGAACCCAGTGGAAGCTGTGATGCCAGGCCATTGGATGCCATTAAGCATCGTCAAAGTGATGCTACAAGGATCTCCTTCTACGAAACAGCATTTAAAATTGACTGTGAAGAAAACCACGAAAGCACCTACGACAACTACCACAACTCCAGCACCAGCAACTCCACCTCCACCTCCACCTCCACCTCCACCCCCGCCTCCATCCCCATCTCCACCCCCACCTCAACCGCCACCTCCACCTCCACCAGCAACTACGGAACCGACTccaactactactactactactactactactactactactactacaacTCCAGTTCCTGATCCACCGCCACCAAAACCGGAACCAACTACAACTGCTTCGACTCCACCGCCTCCGCCACCTCCACCACCACCGCCTCCACCACCTCCGCCGACTTCATCGCCTGCGCCACCTCCACCACCTCCGCCGCCTCCGCCGCCTCCGCCGCCTCCGCCGCCTCCGCCGCCTCCACCTCCTACGGAACCACCTACTGAACCACCAACTGAAGCTCCAACAACAACTACTGAACCAGCTCCAACGACGAAGAAACACCCGAAAAGAGGAACCAAAAAGAAAACAGACGATCACGCTGACAGGCCGGGTGCACGCATTCGGGAGTAG
- the LOC141437146 gene encoding tyrosine-protein kinase receptor Tie-1-like, which translates to MKDLAARNILVDGAGTLKVADFGLSRSGVYVHTRARPVPLRWLAPEAILHSQYCSASDVWAFAVLLWEIATLGGFPYAELSNHQVPPFLAAGSRLPKPARASNRLYQLMVLCWAELPTDRPTFAQIVDKLNDQKQLYIDLECILPPSYDEALSDYDFADEEVQR; encoded by the exons atgaa AGACCTAGCAGCCCGAAACATCCTAGTGGACGGCGCGGGCACCCTCAAAGTGGCGGACTTCGGTCTGTCTCGCTCTGGCGTGTACGTGCACACACGTGCGAGACCAGTGCCGCTGCGCTGGCTCGCTCCTGAAGCCATATTACACTCGCAGTATTGCAGCGCTAGCGATGTGTGGGCGTTCGCTGTGCTACTGTGGGAGATCGCCACCTTAG GCGGCTTCCCTTACGCAGAGCTAAGCAACCACCAGGTCCCACCATTCCTGGCAGCTGGCAGCCGTCTCCCAAAGCCAGCTAGAGCCTCCAACCGCCTCTACCAACTGATGGTCTTGTGTTGGGCAGAACTCCCAACCGACCGGCCAACCTTCGCTCAAATAGTCGACAAACTGAACGACCAAAAACAACTTTACATCGACTTAGAATGCATCCTACCGCCGTCGTACGACGAAGCGCTCAGCGACTACGATTTTGCAGACGAAGAGGTCCAAAGATGA
- the LOC141437147 gene encoding uncharacterized protein, giving the protein MFMGSLTSTHQSAVTSSQSAGTSVEDYGLHATRLEEVLERFWKVEEPPSKPAVHPDHMECERFHGVSHYRAPFHTHCTVSATPRSWDTRRASIYGRWMRQDMSRNQGGSSRGGFSIDDRGIHRVVHQVCQPTRAAFTRPIGSRYQFCWL; this is encoded by the exons ATGTTCATGGGTTCATTGACCTCGACTCACCAGTCAGCGGTGACGTCATCACAGTCAGCGGGTACGTCCGTGGAGGACTACGGCCTGCACGCCACTAGACTCGAGGAGGTGCTCGAGCGGTTTTGGAAGGTCGAGGAGCCGCCTTCGAAGCCTGCAGTTCATCCAGATCACATGGAATGCGAAAG ATTCCACGGTGTGTCTCACTACCGAGCGCCGTTTCATACTCATTGCACGGTTTCGGCGACGCCTCGGAGCTGGGATACGCGGCGAGCGTCTATCTACGGACGGTGGATGCGTCAGGACATGTCAAG gAACCAAGGCGGTTCATCTCGAGGTGGTTTCAGCATTGACGATCGAGGCATTCATCGCGTCGTTCACCAGGTTTGTCAGCCGACGAGGGCTGCCTTCACTCGTCCGATCGGATCGAGGTACCAATTTTGTTGGCTCTAA